One part of the Microvirga sp. TS319 genome encodes these proteins:
- a CDS encoding exonuclease domain-containing protein: MKPEDRYVVIDVETAQSYDHIIEIAAVEVIGRTISPRTFVRRVKPRSAMSPFCYAVHRISLADLEEEPYFEHVVHDLIDFVGNDTIIAHNYAYEYNTLKREFERADQPTYARDRFVCTMALAKRSGLPGKLRQACAQVGIGIAHLRAEHDALNDALLAAHLFLELSPIEQ, encoded by the coding sequence ATGAAGCCGGAAGACAGGTACGTTGTCATCGACGTCGAGACAGCGCAATCGTATGATCATATCATCGAAATCGCCGCTGTTGAGGTCATCGGCAGGACGATCTCGCCTCGCACGTTTGTCCGACGGGTCAAACCCCGGTCAGCCATGAGCCCTTTCTGCTACGCAGTGCATCGCATTTCGTTGGCCGACCTGGAGGAGGAGCCGTACTTCGAGCATGTTGTTCACGACCTGATTGACTTCGTGGGCAACGACACCATCATCGCTCACAATTACGCTTACGAGTACAATACGCTCAAACGAGAGTTCGAGCGTGCAGACCAGCCGACCTATGCAAGAGACCGCTTCGTGTGCACCATGGCTCTGGCGAAGCGATCCGGTCTTCCTGGCAAACTCCGTCAGGCCTGTGCACAAGTTGGCATCGGCATTGCTCACTTGCGGGCCGAGCACGATGCCTTGAACGATGCACTGCTGGCTGCTCATCTGTTTCTGGAGCTTAGCCCGATCGAACAATGA